In one Parcubacteria group bacterium genomic region, the following are encoded:
- a CDS encoding tryptophan-rich sensory protein, which yields MKINNYLQKYSGQVFKLVIAIGVSLSAGVIGSFFTMPAIQSGWYAELAKPAPNPPAWVFGPVWTALYALMGIAAWLVWKQWSQGSPSTRLRVKTALAVFGLQLFLNAIWSIIFFGLHGSTWLTINNLGWALVDIILLWLAIVWTIAVFYKISKPAAYLLAPYLLWVSFASYLNYSIWMLN from the coding sequence AACTATCTTCAAAAATATTCAGGACAGGTTTTCAAATTAGTTATTGCTATCGGCGTTTCGCTATCGGCGGGAGTTATCGGCTCGTTCTTTACGATGCCCGCGATACAGTCGGGCTGGTACGCCGAACTTGCAAAGCCGGCGCCGAATCCTCCTGCTTGGGTTTTCGGGCCCGTGTGGACTGCGCTTTACGCGCTTATGGGCATCGCGGCATGGCTTGTATGGAAGCAATGGAGTCAAGGTAGCCCTTCGACACGGCTCAGGGTAAAAACAGCTTTGGCCGTTTTTGGCCTGCAGCTGTTTTTAAATGCCATCTGGTCAATCATATTCTTCGGTCTGCATGGTTCGACATGGCTCACCATAAACAATCTCGGCTGGGCTCTGGTTGATATCATTCTCCTCTGGCTCGCAATCGTCTGGACAATCGCAGTATTCTACAAAATCTCTAAGCCGGCGGCCTATCTCCTCGCACCGTATCTTCTTTGGGTCAGCTTCGCCTCGTATCTGAATTACTCAATCTGGATGCTGAACTAA
- a CDS encoding cytochrome c: MKTTTVLLAFMLFLLLSAVSVSAVDNKLYADKCASCHFGDGTGNKKLGVLVGGDLSKLDLTKITTAKKSDGELKEIILNGMEKMPAWKGKFSETEAMELVKFLRTLQKK, encoded by the coding sequence ATGAAAACGACGACCGTTCTTCTTGCTTTTATGCTCTTTTTGCTTTTGTCTGCCGTTTCTGTTTCGGCCGTCGACAACAAGCTTTACGCCGATAAATGTGCCTCGTGTCACTTTGGCGATGGAACTGGAAATAAAAAGTTAGGCGTACTTGTTGGAGGGGATCTTTCCAAATTAGACCTGACTAAAATCACAACGGCTAAAAAGTCTGACGGTGAATTAAAAGAAATAATTTTGAATGGAATGGAAAAAATGCCGGCTTGGAAAGGAAAATTTTCGGAAACAGAAGCAATGGAGCTAGTAAAGTTTTTAAGAACTTTACAAAAAAAGTAA
- a CDS encoding DoxX family protein, with protein sequence MLFELSQYSDIAFFILRLVIAAIFIYHALPKLKNKMGSAFLVLGAVEGAAGAALVLGFFVQLAALLLAIVMASAIWMKITKWHSPFSAMDKTGWELDLILLAANIIIFVSGGGAIGIQ encoded by the coding sequence ATGCTATTTGAACTAAGTCAATACAGCGATATTGCATTTTTTATTTTGCGGCTGGTCATTGCGGCGATTTTCATCTATCATGCTTTGCCGAAATTAAAAAATAAAATGGGGAGCGCTTTTCTTGTTTTAGGTGCCGTGGAAGGAGCGGCAGGAGCGGCGCTTGTACTTGGATTTTTTGTCCAGCTTGCCGCGCTGCTTTTAGCTATTGTGATGGCGAGCGCTATCTGGATGAAAATAACAAAATGGCACTCGCCATTTTCGGCGATGGATAAAACCGGCTGGGAACTTGATCTGATTCTCTTAGCCGCAAACATTATCATTTTTGTAAGTGGTGGCGGCGCGATAGGAATTCAATAA
- a CDS encoding Fic family protein, whose amino-acid sequence MRQKESLTGQSQEIFDLLSEYSKALSLLEKYDSGTLAEPEGIPAKFVLKYEDCLEIIKVIKTELTAKNGAGSLFGSQRSGMFEGVIKNIYQTFDGRELYDTTSKKAAHLLYLVIKDHPFYDGNKRIGAFLFVYFLSKNNYLYNENEKNKIDNSALVALALLVAESNPKEKDAIIKIILNLL is encoded by the coding sequence ATGAGACAAAAAGAATCGCTGACAGGGCAATCTCAAGAAATTTTTGATTTGCTTTCCGAGTACTCAAAAGCCCTTTCGCTTCTTGAGAAGTATGATTCCGGAACGCTGGCGGAACCTGAAGGTATCCCGGCCAAATTTGTTTTAAAATATGAAGATTGCCTTGAAATTATTAAAGTTATCAAAACCGAACTTACCGCAAAAAATGGGGCCGGTAGTTTATTTGGTTCCCAAAGGAGCGGAATGTTTGAAGGAGTTATAAAAAATATTTATCAAACATTCGATGGTCGGGAACTATACGACACTACTTCAAAAAAAGCGGCCCATCTTTTATATCTTGTGATTAAAGATCATCCCTTTTATGACGGCAACAAGCGCATCGGCGCGTTTTTGTTCGTTTATTTTCTTAGTAAAAACAACTATCTATATAACGAGAATGAAAAGAATAAGATAGATAACAGCGCCCTAGTCGCGTTAGCCCTGCTTGTCGCCGAAAGCAATCCCAAAGAAAAAGACGCTATTATAAAAATCATTTTAAATTTGCTATAA
- a CDS encoding cupin domain-containing protein, whose product MKGYVTNIEKASLENENFRQVLYTAKNSQLVLMSLKPGEEIGEEIHALDQFIRVEKGAGKAILDDIEYIIEDGSAIVIPAGTKHNIINTSADAELKLYTIYSPPEHRDGVIHKTKTDAMAGEEHFDGMTTE is encoded by the coding sequence ATGAAAGGTTATGTAACAAATATAGAAAAAGCTTCGCTTGAGAATGAAAATTTTCGCCAAGTTTTATATACCGCCAAAAACAGCCAATTAGTGCTTATGTCTTTAAAACCCGGTGAAGAAATCGGCGAGGAAATACACGCATTAGACCAGTTTATAAGGGTTGAAAAAGGCGCGGGTAAAGCGATTTTAGACGACATTGAATACATTATCGAAGATGGTTCGGCCATCGTTATTCCTGCCGGAACGAAACATAATATTATTAACACATCAGCAGACGCGGAACTTAAACTTTATACGATTTATTCTCCCCCCGAGCATCGCGACGGTGTTATACATAAAACCAAAACCGATGCCATGGCTGGTGAAGAACACTTTGACGGAATGACAACCGAATAA